In Oscillatoria acuminata PCC 6304, a single window of DNA contains:
- a CDS encoding Uma2 family endonuclease — MNGETNMVQSQTSEIPIFPPGDLWSEEPPLESYRHLKQLLLLLACLERFWKNRNDFFVAANMSVYYSTRQRKSEEMRGPDFFVVLNTERRERKSWVIWEEEGKYPNFIIEVLSDSTANTDRGLKKQLYQDVWRTPDYFWFDPYSLEFQGFHLMNGEYQAIEPNEHGWLWSEQLQLYLGILEEKLRFFTPEGELVLTPEEEADTEYARAQEAIAQVDAERQRSAILRQKLQELGINPDEIP; from the coding sequence ATGAACGGGGAGACCAATATGGTACAGAGTCAAACCTCGGAGATTCCTATCTTTCCCCCAGGCGATTTATGGAGTGAGGAGCCGCCATTGGAAAGTTATCGACACCTTAAACAACTGCTGCTGCTGCTTGCTTGTTTAGAGCGGTTTTGGAAAAATCGCAATGATTTTTTTGTAGCCGCAAACATGAGTGTCTATTACAGTACCCGCCAGCGCAAATCGGAAGAGATGCGCGGACCGGATTTTTTCGTAGTTTTGAATACGGAACGCCGAGAGCGAAAAAGTTGGGTCATTTGGGAAGAAGAAGGAAAATATCCGAACTTTATTATCGAAGTCCTCTCTGATAGCACAGCCAACACCGATCGGGGCTTGAAAAAACAGCTTTACCAAGATGTTTGGCGAACTCCCGATTATTTTTGGTTTGATCCCTATAGTTTAGAGTTCCAGGGATTTCACCTGATGAATGGGGAATATCAAGCCATTGAACCCAATGAGCACGGATGGCTTTGGAGTGAACAATTGCAGCTTTATTTGGGTATTTTAGAAGAAAAGCTGCGGTTTTTTACCCCAGAAGGGGAACTGGTTCTGACGCCAGAGGAAGAAGCGGATACCGAATATGCTCGTGCTCAGGAGGCGATCGCCCAAGTTGATGCCGAACGTCAGCGTAGCGCTATCTTGCGGCAAAAGCTGCAAGAACTGGGCATCAATCCGGATGAGATTCCTTAA
- a CDS encoding SanA/YdcF family protein, whose product MEFLMVVLDFMNWPILLLVLGLATVAIPLGLNAYVYAVTYGDRYREIEQVPPQPIAIVFGAGVWEDGSPTPMLADRVQAAIDLYKLGRVQKILMTGDNFHPDYDEVQAMSSYAEKQGVPVTDIIRDRAGLSTYDSCYRAQSLFGIQQAVLITQRYHLPRAVYTGRQMGIKAVGLGTPDWGIFRNDSMTYYTFREFIAVVKALWQVQVTRPKPRVIGPFEGEKSGE is encoded by the coding sequence ATGGAATTTCTAATGGTTGTTCTGGATTTTATGAACTGGCCTATTTTACTGTTAGTTTTGGGTCTGGCTACGGTCGCCATTCCCTTGGGATTGAATGCCTACGTTTATGCCGTAACTTATGGCGATCGCTATCGGGAAATCGAACAGGTTCCCCCTCAACCGATTGCCATTGTTTTTGGGGCCGGGGTTTGGGAGGATGGGAGTCCCACCCCGATGCTGGCCGATCGCGTTCAAGCTGCGATCGATTTGTATAAACTGGGTCGCGTTCAGAAAATTTTGATGACTGGGGACAACTTCCACCCTGATTATGATGAAGTTCAAGCGATGTCATCTTATGCAGAAAAACAGGGGGTTCCAGTCACCGATATTATCCGCGATCGCGCCGGATTGAGCACTTATGATAGTTGTTATCGCGCTCAATCCCTGTTTGGCATTCAACAGGCGGTTTTAATTACCCAACGCTATCATCTCCCTCGGGCGGTTTATACGGGTCGCCAAATGGGAATTAAGGCAGTTGGTTTGGGAACCCCCGATTGGGGAATTTTCCGCAACGATTCGATGACTTACTATACTTTTCGGGAATTTATAGCCGTCGTCAAAGCATTATGGCAGGTGCAGGTTACTCGACCTAAACCCAGGGTGATCGGCCCTTTTGAAGGAGAGAAATCAGGGGAATAA
- a CDS encoding Mo-dependent nitrogenase C-terminal domain-containing protein yields the protein MNVLDYTIQHLIRITWIELSEKATPQSDHSRVPTRPHRQFFQPLGPLKQWLDRLEIRDRQLAHSLCKLIPAQCPFERDIKICGRVLFHIPPLCKLNPFYEQFVGLRFRALCYLADECGEDVTVYC from the coding sequence ATGAATGTATTAGATTATACCATACAGCATCTAATTCGCATCACTTGGATAGAGCTTTCTGAAAAAGCGACCCCACAAAGCGATCACTCTAGGGTTCCAACTCGTCCACACCGGCAATTTTTCCAGCCATTAGGCCCACTCAAGCAGTGGCTCGATCGCCTAGAAATTCGCGATCGCCAACTGGCACATAGCTTGTGTAAACTAATTCCCGCCCAATGTCCATTTGAACGGGATATCAAAATCTGTGGTCGTGTCTTATTTCACATTCCGCCCCTATGTAAACTCAACCCATTTTATGAACAGTTTGTAGGGCTACGCTTCCGAGCATTATGTTATTTAGCCGATGAATGTGGCGAGGACGTCACCGTTTATTGTTAA
- a CDS encoding transglutaminase TgpA family protein codes for MFNSSGIRHLSLIPIWRRIRQQIEASKPPTPEDSLMLRVLVQALVIVGIIATDVAAGTTISLWAVPLSILGGTWSWYRRRDRNIAVKFLLAIGMLVALGAFFGRLIQELNDTRVVLAELLIQVQVLHSFDLPRRSDLGYSMVIGLILLGVAGTVSQTLAFAPLLLIFLAIALPTLVFDYRSRLGLKPEKHPTGTQKKKKINYGQLGFYGFLFSLVLAIGLVIFAVMPRFPGYQLQTFPVSSPIEIPGDLDGRQIVNPGYGNGDGDGTGGDGSEGPGEIDDTFYYGFNNRMNQNLRGEMTPKVVMRVRSQAEGFWRVLAFDRYTGQGWEIGRNEEATTLRRPSWSYQFNVPFDRTRQGRTQEIVQSYTAVSDLPNIIPALYEPKSLYFPTDQVTFDTEGSLRSPLGLVKGLTYTVISEVPYRDRAVLSQAPTTYAKAIRDYYLQVPPEISDRVRQQTEEILASSPNPLTSPYEQALYLAQYIKQNYSIPNDPFGLPFLGPEDDLVETFLFQQQGGYPDHFSTVYTVMLRSIGIPSRLVVGFAPGEFNPFTGLYVVRNTDAYAMTEVYFPEYGWFAFDPIPGHEIIPPSIQEYQTFSVLRALWRWVAGWLPSPVTGFLQALFSILGGWLVGSIIWVLRLFTQGWLGLFTGAILLTAVAFLGWLAWSGFQQWRYRRFLAKMPPVERLYQQMLDTLGRQGYRKHPAQTPFEYARELHQHQPQTDASAVEEISHAYVSWRYGGSEPNLGLLQQRLEALKKRSQLRRK; via the coding sequence ATGTTTAACTCGTCAGGGATTCGGCATCTGTCCCTTATTCCCATCTGGCGGAGGATCCGACAGCAAATCGAGGCGAGCAAACCTCCGACTCCGGAGGACTCATTAATGCTGCGGGTGTTGGTGCAGGCCCTTGTCATCGTCGGGATTATTGCAACGGATGTGGCGGCAGGGACGACAATCAGCCTTTGGGCAGTCCCCTTGAGCATTCTGGGAGGGACCTGGAGTTGGTATCGCCGCCGCGATCGCAATATTGCCGTTAAATTTTTGCTCGCCATTGGGATGCTTGTCGCCCTCGGTGCTTTTTTTGGGCGCTTAATTCAGGAACTCAACGATACCCGTGTGGTTCTGGCTGAACTGCTGATTCAAGTTCAGGTTCTCCATAGTTTTGACCTCCCCCGGCGCTCGGATTTGGGCTATTCGATGGTAATCGGATTGATCCTGTTGGGGGTAGCCGGAACCGTCAGCCAGACTTTAGCCTTCGCCCCATTATTATTAATCTTTTTGGCGATCGCCTTACCGACGTTGGTCTTCGACTATCGATCGCGCCTGGGACTGAAACCGGAGAAACATCCCACCGGAACCCAGAAAAAAAAGAAAATCAACTATGGACAACTGGGTTTTTACGGTTTCCTATTTAGTCTGGTTCTGGCGATCGGACTGGTGATTTTTGCTGTGATGCCGCGCTTTCCCGGCTATCAATTACAGACCTTTCCCGTGAGTTCTCCCATTGAAATCCCTGGCGATTTAGATGGACGTCAAATTGTCAATCCGGGCTATGGCAACGGCGACGGAGACGGTACCGGGGGGGATGGCAGTGAGGGACCCGGAGAAATTGATGATACCTTTTATTATGGGTTCAATAACCGGATGAACCAAAATCTCCGGGGCGAAATGACACCCAAAGTCGTAATGCGGGTGCGATCGCAAGCAGAAGGATTTTGGCGCGTCTTGGCCTTTGACCGCTATACCGGCCAAGGTTGGGAAATTGGTCGCAATGAAGAGGCAACCACCCTACGCCGTCCCAGTTGGTCCTATCAATTTAATGTTCCCTTCGACCGGACCCGACAGGGAAGAACTCAGGAAATCGTTCAAAGTTATACGGCAGTTTCGGATTTACCGAATATTATTCCGGCCCTATATGAGCCGAAATCGCTTTATTTTCCAACGGACCAGGTGACTTTCGATACCGAAGGTAGTCTGCGATCGCCCTTGGGTTTGGTCAAGGGACTAACTTATACGGTGATTTCCGAAGTCCCCTATCGCGATCGCGCCGTCCTTTCGCAAGCCCCCACGACCTATGCTAAGGCGATTCGCGATTATTACCTGCAAGTCCCTCCAGAAATCAGCGATCGCGTGCGCCAACAGACAGAGGAAATTTTAGCAAGCTCACCCAATCCCTTAACCTCCCCCTACGAACAGGCCCTCTACCTGGCTCAATACATCAAACAAAACTACAGCATTCCCAACGACCCCTTTGGTCTACCTTTCTTAGGACCCGAGGATGATTTAGTTGAGACGTTTCTATTCCAGCAACAGGGGGGCTATCCCGACCACTTCTCCACCGTCTATACGGTGATGCTACGTTCCATTGGGATTCCTTCCCGGTTAGTGGTGGGGTTTGCACCGGGCGAGTTTAATCCTTTTACCGGACTTTATGTAGTTCGTAATACTGACGCCTATGCCATGACAGAGGTGTATTTTCCCGAATATGGGTGGTTTGCCTTTGACCCGATTCCCGGCCATGAAATCATTCCCCCATCCATTCAAGAATATCAGACCTTTAGCGTGTTGCGGGCGTTGTGGCGGTGGGTTGCCGGGTGGCTGCCTTCTCCAGTAACGGGATTTCTGCAAGCCTTGTTTTCTATCCTAGGCGGTTGGCTGGTGGGGAGCATTATCTGGGTATTGCGGCTATTTACCCAAGGCTGGTTGGGACTCTTTACGGGTGCTATCTTGCTCACGGCTGTGGCATTTCTGGGTTGGTTAGCTTGGAGTGGCTTCCAACAATGGCGCTATCGTCGGTTTTTGGCAAAAATGCCCCCAGTGGAACGACTGTACCAGCAAATGCTAGATACATTAGGACGCCAGGGATACCGCAAACATCCGGCGCAAACCCCGTTCGAGTATGCGCGAGAGTTGCACCAACATCAACCCCAGACTGACGCATCCGCAGTGGAGGAGATTTCTCACGCTTATGTGAGTTGGCGTTATGGGGGAAGTGAACCGAATCTTGGTCTTCTCCAGCAACGGTTAGAAGCGTTGAAAAAGCGATCGCAACTCCGTCGAAAGTAG
- the hetZ gene encoding heterocyst differentiation protein HetZ, whose translation MMGKIEGSVEEDIFQLLFNELQQNTRSSDQKCREVADRIAAEVNRICQESQRIKASGEEEKWRVTLSRHRLQQCLFYYNFGARGGRVELHSTLSAMVYRYITPPQIQSSYQARLNLIEDFLQGFYVESLNAFRREAQLEGTFSPTTLLELSEYMAFTERYAKRRIPLSGGRSQQLLILRAQTFSQQQPPETTVDMEQAAEGSSLDSDQTWNDSSVQQVRNAMVDRDLEPADDSLRETVIKEVLAYLQERGQNDCADYFILRLQDLPTNEIEEILGVTPRQRDYLQQRFKYHLIRFALSHRWELVHEWLEADLERNLGLTPERWQQFQDSLEAPQRKLLQLKQQGAKDSDIAKDLECTVNQVQKRWFRLLEAAWHLRNERDSGNNASTDE comes from the coding sequence ATGATGGGAAAAATCGAGGGGAGCGTGGAAGAAGATATTTTTCAACTTCTATTTAATGAACTCCAGCAAAATACCCGTTCTTCTGACCAAAAATGCCGGGAAGTCGCCGATCGCATTGCGGCAGAAGTTAACCGGATTTGCCAAGAAAGTCAAAGAATTAAAGCATCAGGAGAAGAAGAAAAATGGAGAGTTACTTTATCCCGACATCGTTTACAGCAATGTTTATTTTACTATAATTTTGGGGCGCGAGGGGGGAGAGTGGAACTCCACAGTACCCTCAGTGCGATGGTTTATCGCTACATTACGCCGCCTCAAATCCAGTCGAGTTATCAAGCTCGCTTGAACTTGATTGAAGATTTTCTGCAAGGATTTTATGTGGAATCCTTAAATGCGTTTCGACGAGAAGCGCAACTGGAGGGGACCTTTTCCCCCACTACCTTGTTAGAACTGTCGGAATATATGGCCTTTACCGAACGGTATGCTAAACGGCGGATTCCGCTATCGGGGGGGCGATCGCAACAACTGCTGATTTTGCGAGCACAAACCTTTTCCCAACAGCAACCGCCAGAAACAACCGTGGATATGGAACAGGCTGCCGAAGGGTCCTCCCTAGACTCAGACCAAACCTGGAATGACTCCTCCGTGCAGCAAGTGCGAAATGCGATGGTCGATCGCGATCTAGAACCTGCTGATGATTCCTTGCGCGAAACCGTCATCAAAGAAGTGCTGGCTTACCTGCAAGAGAGAGGACAAAACGACTGTGCGGACTATTTTATTTTGCGATTGCAAGATTTGCCCACCAATGAAATCGAAGAAATTTTAGGCGTGACTCCCAGGCAGCGGGATTACTTACAGCAGCGCTTTAAATATCATTTGATTCGATTTGCCCTCTCTCACCGCTGGGAACTGGTCCATGAATGGTTAGAAGCCGATCTAGAGCGAAACCTAGGGTTAACCCCAGAACGGTGGCAACAATTTCAAGACAGCCTAGAAGCTCCCCAACGGAAATTACTCCAATTAAAGCAACAAGGCGCAAAGGATTCAGACATTGCCAAAGACTTAGAATGTACAGTGAACCAAGTGCAAAAACGGTGGTTTAGACTACTAGAAGCCGCATGGCATCTTCGCAACGAGCGCGATTCCGGAAATAATGCATCTACAGATGAATAG
- the sds gene encoding solanesyl diphosphate synthase, which yields MTSTTSLFSPVEADLRLLTENLKQLVGARHPILFAAAEYLFGAKGKRMRPAIVLLLSRALAPDGEITPRHRRLAEITEMIHTASLVHDDVVDESELRRGVPTVHSRFGNRVAVLAGDFLFAQSSWYLANLDNLEVVKLLSEVIMNLAEGEIQQGLNRFDSSFGIEAYLEKSYYKTASLIANSSKAAGILSEVDEELAENFYQYGRQIGLAFQIVDDILDFTGSADVLGKNAGSDLSSGNLTAPTLYALEEKPYLEVLIEREFAEEEDLAEAIALIKDSNGISRARELAAFHARDAVKHLEGLPPGECHQALVKLADYVLSRLY from the coding sequence ATGACCTCAACCACCTCCCTATTTTCCCCGGTTGAAGCAGACCTGCGGTTGTTAACCGAGAACCTGAAACAGCTAGTTGGTGCCCGTCACCCCATTTTGTTCGCTGCGGCGGAGTACCTTTTTGGGGCCAAGGGAAAACGGATGAGGCCAGCAATCGTGCTGTTGCTCTCGCGGGCCCTGGCACCCGATGGAGAGATCACCCCTCGTCATCGACGATTAGCTGAAATCACGGAAATGATCCACACTGCCAGCTTAGTCCACGATGATGTAGTGGACGAATCGGAACTCCGCCGAGGAGTGCCGACGGTTCATAGTCGATTTGGCAATCGTGTGGCGGTGTTAGCTGGGGATTTCCTGTTTGCTCAATCGAGCTGGTATTTAGCCAACTTAGATAACCTAGAAGTGGTCAAATTGCTCTCGGAAGTGATTATGAATCTAGCCGAGGGAGAAATTCAGCAAGGGCTGAATCGATTTGACAGCAGCTTCGGGATTGAAGCGTACCTAGAAAAAAGCTACTATAAAACCGCCTCCTTAATTGCCAACAGTTCTAAAGCGGCGGGTATATTAAGTGAGGTAGATGAAGAGTTAGCCGAAAACTTCTATCAATATGGACGCCAGATTGGTCTAGCGTTTCAAATTGTGGATGATATCTTAGACTTTACGGGTTCAGCGGATGTTTTGGGAAAAAATGCGGGTTCGGACCTCAGCAGCGGCAATCTGACGGCACCGACGTTATATGCGTTGGAAGAGAAACCTTATTTAGAGGTTTTAATTGAGCGCGAGTTTGCCGAAGAGGAGGATTTAGCCGAAGCGATCGCCTTGATTAAGGACTCCAATGGCATCTCTCGTGCTAGGGAATTGGCCGCTTTCCATGCTCGGGATGCGGTCAAACACTTAGAGGGGCTGCCCCCGGGCGAATGTCATCAAGCCTTGGTAAAGTTGGCGGATTATGTCCTGAGTCGCTTGTATTAG
- the murI gene encoding glutamate racemase produces MAGSPPYPPGANGHNQRPRIGVFDSGLGGLTVLRELYRQLPQESVLYFGDTARLPYGTRSQAEIVQFVREILHWMMTENVKMVIMACNTSSALALETVQAEFPVPMLGVILPGARAAVSQGRRIGVIATPATAASNAYRRAIQEMNAESRVWQVGCPEFVPLIEGNLINDPYTMEVAREYLAPLQEQQIDTLVYGCTHYPLLAPVFKSILPSSVQLVDPAVHVVAAAARELEMLGLRETRPALPTRFTVSGCAQEFAQRAVHLLGCTPVVEKVCLPVLEGQPLPVEP; encoded by the coding sequence ATTGCGGGTTCCCCACCCTATCCCCCTGGGGCTAATGGCCACAACCAACGACCGAGAATTGGGGTTTTTGACAGTGGTCTGGGGGGCCTGACTGTCTTGCGAGAACTCTACCGCCAGCTTCCCCAGGAATCTGTTCTCTATTTTGGGGATACCGCTCGTCTTCCTTATGGCACTCGCTCTCAAGCAGAAATTGTCCAATTTGTGCGCGAGATTCTCCACTGGATGATGACAGAAAATGTCAAAATGGTCATTATGGCCTGCAATACCAGTTCCGCTCTAGCTTTAGAAACGGTCCAAGCGGAGTTTCCAGTGCCGATGTTGGGTGTGATTTTACCGGGCGCTCGGGCGGCGGTCAGTCAAGGTCGTCGCATTGGGGTGATTGCGACTCCAGCAACGGCGGCCAGTAATGCATATCGGCGGGCGATTCAAGAAATGAATGCAGAGTCGCGGGTTTGGCAAGTGGGTTGTCCGGAGTTCGTCCCTTTGATTGAAGGCAACTTGATTAATGACCCTTATACGATGGAGGTGGCACGGGAATATTTGGCCCCTCTACAAGAGCAGCAAATCGATACATTGGTTTATGGCTGCACCCACTATCCCCTTTTAGCTCCAGTTTTCAAGAGTATTTTGCCGAGTTCGGTCCAGTTGGTGGATCCGGCTGTTCATGTGGTGGCAGCGGCGGCGCGGGAGTTGGAGATGTTAGGGCTGCGCGAGACTCGTCCCGCACTCCCTACTCGATTTACGGTGAGTGGTTGTGCTCAAGAGTTTGCTCAACGGGCGGTGCATTTACTCGGATGCACTCCAGTGGTGGAAAAAGTGTGTTTACCTGTGTTAGAAGGTCAGCCTTTGCCGGTGGAACCTTAA
- a CDS encoding N-acetylmuramoyl-L-alanine amidase, with amino-acid sequence MKPQIFSWLLPAATAVLLLSTPAQAARLEYWRFDTAQNRLHFTTAGGVQPKAQLIANPTRLVIDLPGTTLDRPTVTQPVNSPGFQSIRVGQFESDTARLVIELSPGYTLDPQQVQFRGITPTEWTVDLPTPQRIGAASSGPAAAAPPAQSGSGVQIENVQVTPDGFFIRTRGGQPQVKMERNSDRSLYVDIPGATISPNMGSRDQLLDRHGVARMSVRPLDGSTPGVRVTFVLSDTNSNWQVTASNLGGVVVLPGPQGPRPGSGSVAMAPNPSSDRQVTIEGIELQQDGSQILIQSNQPFTYTSEWDRASGAYRIVIPSAQLGNGVQPPQSTNRGAFLWVKLQQEDPQTVAILVQPAAGVRIGPLTQPSPQLLAVTLQRPGNVAAGTNSSTSIPTPPAPTNYPAPSPMRSRDGRRVVVIDAGHGGRDPGAVGIGGLQEKGVVMDISEQVARLLEQNGVQVVMTRQDDREIDLAPRVQLANRVNADIFVSIHANAIDMSRPDVNGIETYYYASGQRLAQTIHNSLLQGTGARDRRVRQARFYVLRHTSMPAVLLEVGFVTGAEDAPRLANAAYRTQLAQAIVQGILQYLQNP; translated from the coding sequence GTGAAACCGCAAATATTTTCTTGGCTACTCCCAGCGGCAACTGCCGTGTTACTACTATCCACTCCCGCGCAAGCGGCTAGACTGGAATATTGGCGTTTTGATACGGCTCAAAACCGACTGCACTTTACGACTGCTGGAGGGGTTCAACCCAAAGCGCAATTAATTGCCAATCCCACACGCCTTGTTATTGATTTGCCAGGAACAACCTTAGACCGTCCGACAGTGACTCAACCCGTTAACAGTCCTGGATTTCAGTCTATTCGGGTAGGACAGTTTGAGTCTGACACGGCTCGATTAGTCATTGAATTAAGCCCGGGTTATACCCTAGATCCGCAACAGGTGCAGTTCCGGGGCATCACTCCCACGGAATGGACAGTTGACTTACCGACACCCCAACGGATTGGGGCGGCATCGAGTGGACCGGCAGCAGCGGCACCACCGGCTCAATCCGGCAGCGGAGTTCAAATCGAAAATGTTCAGGTGACGCCGGATGGGTTTTTTATCCGGACCCGAGGGGGGCAGCCTCAAGTCAAAATGGAGCGGAATAGCGATCGCTCCTTATATGTCGATATCCCCGGGGCCACTATTTCCCCGAACATGGGGTCACGAGACCAACTGCTCGATCGCCACGGGGTTGCTCGCATGAGTGTCCGACCTCTGGACGGGTCAACTCCGGGAGTGCGCGTGACCTTTGTCTTATCGGATACTAACTCCAATTGGCAGGTCACCGCCAGTAACTTGGGTGGGGTGGTGGTTCTGCCCGGTCCTCAAGGTCCTAGACCAGGGTCCGGATCTGTGGCAATGGCCCCGAATCCCAGCAGCGATCGCCAAGTCACCATTGAAGGCATCGAACTGCAACAAGATGGGTCCCAAATTTTAATCCAGTCCAATCAACCGTTTACCTACACCAGCGAATGGGACCGCGCTTCCGGGGCTTATCGCATCGTCATTCCCTCGGCCCAGTTAGGCAATGGGGTCCAACCGCCTCAGTCTACGAATCGCGGTGCTTTTTTATGGGTGAAATTGCAACAAGAAGACCCCCAAACCGTGGCCATTCTGGTCCAACCCGCAGCCGGAGTAAGGATTGGACCCCTGACCCAACCTAGTCCACAATTGCTCGCGGTTACCTTACAACGTCCGGGTAACGTAGCAGCGGGCACTAATTCCAGCACCTCGATTCCCACCCCCCCAGCCCCGACGAATTATCCCGCCCCCTCGCCGATGCGATCGCGAGATGGCAGACGGGTTGTCGTCATTGATGCAGGACATGGCGGTAGAGACCCCGGTGCCGTTGGCATTGGCGGACTCCAAGAAAAGGGAGTCGTCATGGACATTTCCGAACAGGTGGCGAGACTTTTAGAACAAAATGGCGTCCAAGTTGTCATGACTCGTCAGGATGACCGGGAAATCGATTTAGCGCCTCGGGTTCAACTGGCTAACCGGGTCAATGCAGATATTTTTGTTAGCATTCACGCCAATGCGATTGATATGAGTCGCCCGGATGTGAATGGCATTGAGACTTATTATTATGCCAGTGGTCAGCGTCTGGCTCAAACCATTCATAACAGTCTGTTGCAAGGGACTGGCGCTCGCGATCGCCGGGTGCGGCAAGCGAGATTCTATGTCTTGCGCCATACCTCCATGCCTGCGGTCTTACTGGAAGTCGGGTTTGTTACAGGTGCAGAAGATGCCCCAAGGCTGGCCAATGCCGCTTACCGGACTCAATTAGCCCAGGCGATCGTCCAGGGTATTCTACAATACCTGCAAAATCCCTAG
- a CDS encoding pyridoxal phosphate-dependent aminotransferase has protein sequence MQFAKRLEKIPPYLFAEIDRKRHELIAKGIDIINMGVGDPDKPTPTHILQAMHAAIEDPATHNYPPYQGTQEFREAAVQWMEKRFGVKGLDPDQEIVSSIGSKEAIHNTFLAFVEPGDYTLIPDPGYPVYRSSTLFAGGEPYVMPLTPEREFLPDLEAIPEAVARQTKLLWINYPSNPTGAIASLEFFEKLVAFCRKHDILLCHDHAYAEMAYDGYKPPSVLEVPGAKDVTLEFHSLSKAYNMTGWRIGFAVGNAKGIQGLRQVKSNVDSGVFKAIQRAAIAGFSTTEEELQSVISVYQNRRDILIQGLQSLGWPISPPKATLYVWTPVPPGYSSSEFVTLLLEKCGIIVPPGNGYGAAGEGFFRIALTLTEERIMEGIHRMKDAGIRYQ, from the coding sequence ATGCAGTTTGCCAAACGTTTAGAGAAAATTCCTCCCTATCTATTTGCGGAGATTGACCGCAAGCGCCACGAACTCATTGCCAAAGGGATTGACATCATTAATATGGGAGTCGGCGATCCGGACAAACCGACTCCCACCCATATTCTTCAGGCTATGCATGCGGCGATCGAGGATCCAGCAACCCATAACTATCCCCCGTATCAGGGAACCCAGGAGTTCCGAGAAGCAGCGGTACAGTGGATGGAGAAACGGTTTGGGGTGAAAGGATTAGACCCAGACCAAGAAATTGTCTCTTCAATTGGCTCAAAAGAAGCGATTCATAATACCTTTTTAGCCTTTGTAGAACCGGGAGACTATACCTTAATTCCGGACCCGGGTTACCCGGTTTATCGGTCATCGACCCTGTTTGCCGGTGGCGAACCCTATGTCATGCCGCTGACACCAGAACGAGAATTTTTACCCGATTTAGAGGCGATTCCAGAAGCGGTGGCGCGACAGACCAAATTGTTGTGGATTAATTATCCCAGCAATCCCACTGGGGCGATCGCCTCTTTAGAATTTTTTGAAAAATTAGTCGCATTTTGTCGCAAACATGACATCTTGCTCTGTCATGATCATGCTTATGCAGAAATGGCGTATGACGGCTATAAACCCCCCAGCGTCTTAGAAGTACCTGGTGCCAAGGATGTCACTCTAGAATTTCACAGTTTATCGAAAGCCTATAATATGACTGGATGGCGCATTGGCTTTGCTGTGGGGAATGCCAAAGGAATTCAAGGATTACGGCAGGTGAAATCCAATGTAGATTCGGGCGTATTTAAGGCCATTCAACGGGCTGCGATCGCCGGATTTTCCACTACAGAAGAAGAACTGCAATCGGTAATTTCTGTGTATCAAAATCGCCGAGATATCTTAATTCAAGGGTTACAATCTCTCGGTTGGCCGATTTCACCGCCGAAAGCCACCTTATATGTCTGGACTCCCGTTCCCCCAGGCTATTCTTCGTCGGAGTTTGTCACGTTGCTGTTAGAAAAATGCGGCATTATCGTCCCACCCGGGAACGGGTATGGCGCGGCAGGGGAAGGGTTTTTTAGAATTGCTTTAACTCTAACGGAAGAGAGAATAATGGAGGGGATTCACCGCATGAAAGATGCGGGAATTAGGTATCAATAA
- a CDS encoding STAS domain-containing protein, with product MLTNLASPEISLVRLQGEFNASNAAALQTQLTSVVQSSIPSTVLVDMEKVNFLDSAGLMALVSAMSLAHRLNRRFSLCGVSPSIRIIFEITQLDRVFELFETRAEFEALLS from the coding sequence ATGCTGACTAATCTTGCCAGTCCCGAAATTAGCTTAGTTCGGTTACAGGGTGAATTCAATGCCTCTAATGCGGCTGCACTTCAAACACAACTGACCTCAGTGGTTCAGTCTTCGATCCCTTCTACGGTTCTGGTCGATATGGAAAAAGTTAATTTCCTCGATAGTGCCGGTCTGATGGCGTTAGTTTCAGCCATGAGTCTGGCTCATCGACTCAACCGCCGCTTTAGTTTATGTGGCGTCTCTCCCTCGATTCGGATTATTTTTGAAATCACTCAACTCGATCGCGTATTTGAGCTATTTGAAACTCGGGCAGAATTTGAAGCCCTTCTAAGTTAA